In Actinoplanes sp. NBC_00393, a single genomic region encodes these proteins:
- a CDS encoding phage tail protein encodes MSDVSSYLRYLPPILWRDDPPPESGGLGLGALLRIFEKIATGLPDGDREHPAFTDRIAELHRLFDPWTTPAEFLPWLASWVALDFPTLQGELLWDEYQRRKVTAEIARIYRLRGRRAGLNQNLDLYAVGSTQPRVCVDDGARLVSVVPRPGERAEVTALVSQGPVVIGTQVRAEGLTRPWHVTTGADGSLFVADIGLPDDAGVALPGRVWHLDGSGRYRTAGTPPRPAPLAGATNLKDVVAVAVRPPRDGAPETAYALTRTGRLFSIPAPFDGVAATLVTTLTNPGKPVWMVALTVDPASGELLALDRGGQKPQDAVPSIVTVRPNPVTATRTKLTSVIEPLSLVVEAGGTLLLGDGGPQEPAGPPEMSGNLRRVDRRTNPWTETRLLPVTNALVAPTALAQTRDGTRYVLDAGLKPFEISATNPFICPVAEHAAVFTVDLAANPPELTRITGPGELVYPTGMVATADRLVISDPGQPPLRGLETFWNRARPFHFDVSVHFTESRLPPDGDPARKRELDKAVGNITTIVTEQKPAHTVWTLNTSIL; translated from the coding sequence ATGAGCGACGTGAGCAGCTACCTGCGCTACCTGCCGCCGATTCTGTGGCGCGACGATCCGCCTCCGGAGTCCGGCGGGCTCGGGCTCGGCGCGCTGCTGCGCATCTTCGAGAAGATCGCCACCGGCCTGCCGGACGGCGACCGCGAGCATCCGGCGTTCACCGACCGGATCGCCGAGCTGCACCGGCTGTTCGACCCGTGGACCACGCCGGCGGAGTTCCTGCCGTGGCTGGCCTCCTGGGTGGCGCTGGACTTCCCGACGCTGCAGGGCGAGCTGCTGTGGGACGAATACCAGCGCCGCAAGGTGACCGCGGAGATCGCCCGGATCTACCGGTTGCGCGGGCGCCGGGCGGGCCTCAATCAAAACCTTGATCTGTACGCGGTGGGCAGCACCCAGCCACGGGTCTGTGTCGACGACGGCGCCCGGCTGGTGTCGGTCGTGCCGCGCCCCGGCGAACGCGCCGAGGTGACCGCGCTGGTCTCGCAGGGCCCGGTGGTGATCGGCACCCAGGTGCGTGCCGAGGGCCTGACCCGGCCGTGGCACGTAACGACCGGCGCCGACGGCAGCCTGTTCGTCGCCGACATCGGGCTGCCCGACGACGCCGGGGTGGCCCTGCCCGGCCGGGTCTGGCATCTCGACGGCTCCGGCCGCTACCGCACCGCCGGAACCCCGCCGCGCCCGGCGCCGCTGGCGGGCGCCACCAACCTCAAGGACGTGGTGGCCGTCGCGGTCCGGCCGCCGCGCGACGGGGCGCCGGAGACCGCGTACGCGCTCACCCGCACCGGCCGGCTGTTCTCGATCCCGGCGCCGTTCGACGGGGTCGCGGCCACCCTCGTCACCACCCTGACCAACCCCGGCAAACCGGTGTGGATGGTGGCCCTGACCGTCGACCCGGCCTCCGGCGAGCTGCTGGCGCTCGACCGCGGGGGACAGAAACCGCAGGACGCGGTGCCGTCGATCGTGACGGTCCGGCCGAACCCGGTCACCGCGACCCGTACGAAACTGACCTCGGTGATCGAACCGTTGTCGCTGGTCGTCGAGGCCGGCGGCACGCTGCTGCTCGGTGACGGCGGCCCGCAGGAGCCGGCCGGGCCGCCGGAGATGTCCGGGAACCTGCGGCGCGTCGACCGGCGCACCAACCCGTGGACCGAGACCCGGCTGCTGCCGGTGACCAATGCGCTGGTCGCGCCGACCGCCCTGGCGCAGACCCGCGACGGCACCCGGTACGTGCTGGACGCCGGCCTGAAGCCGTTCGAGATCTCGGCCACCAACCCGTTCATCTGCCCGGTCGCCGAGCACGCCGCCGTGTTCACCGTGGACCTGGCGGCGAACCCGCCGGAGCTGACGCGGATCACCGGGCCGGGCGAGCTGGTCTATCCGACCGGCATGGTCGCCACCGCGGACCGGCTGGTGATCAGCGACCCCGGCCAGCCGCCGTTGCGGGGGCTGGAGACGTTCTGGAACCGGGCGCGCCCGTTCCACTTCGACGTCTCGGTGCATTTCACCGAGTCGCGGCTGCCGCCGGACGGCGATCCCGCCCGTAAACGGGAGCTGGACAAGGCGGTCGGCAACATCACCACGATCGTGACCGAGCAGAAGCCGGCGCACACCGTGTGGACCCTGAACACCTCGATCCTGTAG
- a CDS encoding putative baseplate assembly protein, whose amino-acid sequence MTLESRRGRILPPDLDDRTWQDLVDEMRALIPKYAPQWTDHNPSDLGITLIELFAWLGENIIFRLNQTPEKNYLAFLNLLGITRDPQNPARTYLTFTSAVPTRTTVPAGTQAQTVDAAGGQPVVFETDSDLVVLPTELTAALQLPARKSNAAIAGNYRNRTAELIGPPTAHHLIQVPAGQSVDVLLGFTKAVTDPLVLDIRLFQAALPDKPVTVAARFSKGTDQPTAWPALTVTDATDGLRHDGTLRVTVPADWATQRAAGPPATKPWTAVLPAGAADAVTDPLFWVGLQFTAPAVSVPAGADPPPPLTFGIDRLLFNAVSARTALTIRRPEVLGASTGQPFQVFALRERPLFRRPGIAAPYADLHVQVESGTPPVWQDWTLVEEFQTGPGQVYRIDPVAGEVRFGNFDPQSNQGSGSVPAAGSRVRAARYRHVDRGAAGNVAPGQVVVLTTAPDTNLPPGIAAVTNLGPARDGADEEPIEETMRRAPEELRIRYRAVTVDDYEFLAREAANDLVIRRCLPPRLHNPPAGAVTPFQKGQPWEFGGLVRAPGTVNLVIVPDRGFEIPRPEPTQDQIRLVSAYLDARRDLTARLEVVAPRYLPVIVSVTIQVWQEALAAGADTGTIESDTRARIQRFLHPTRGGPEGGGWQVGEPVFTSDLFRALMPAEDIGFISTLQMKPDVPAYHFPPMGPGGAFNADLERPFPLSDFGASVRVADYELVCAAADTAQVVKVQQVQR is encoded by the coding sequence ATGACGCTGGAGTCGCGCCGAGGCCGCATCCTTCCGCCCGATCTCGACGACCGGACGTGGCAGGACCTCGTCGACGAGATGCGCGCCCTGATCCCGAAGTACGCGCCGCAGTGGACCGACCACAACCCCAGCGACCTCGGGATCACCCTCATCGAGTTGTTCGCCTGGCTGGGCGAGAACATCATCTTCCGGCTGAACCAGACGCCGGAGAAGAACTATCTGGCGTTCCTCAACCTGCTCGGCATCACCCGTGACCCGCAGAACCCGGCCCGCACGTACCTGACCTTCACCTCCGCCGTGCCCACCAGAACCACGGTGCCGGCCGGGACACAGGCGCAGACCGTCGACGCCGCCGGCGGCCAGCCGGTGGTGTTCGAGACCGACTCCGACCTGGTGGTCCTGCCGACCGAGCTGACAGCCGCCCTGCAGTTGCCGGCCCGCAAGAGCAACGCGGCGATCGCCGGGAACTACCGCAACAGGACGGCCGAGCTGATCGGGCCACCCACGGCACACCACCTGATCCAGGTGCCCGCCGGGCAGAGCGTGGACGTGCTGCTCGGCTTCACCAAGGCGGTCACCGACCCGCTGGTGCTCGACATCCGGCTGTTCCAGGCCGCCCTGCCGGACAAGCCGGTCACCGTGGCCGCGCGGTTCTCCAAGGGCACCGACCAGCCGACGGCCTGGCCGGCGCTCACCGTCACCGATGCCACCGACGGCCTGCGGCACGACGGCACCCTGCGCGTGACGGTCCCCGCCGACTGGGCCACCCAGCGCGCCGCCGGCCCGCCGGCCACCAAACCGTGGACCGCGGTCCTGCCGGCCGGTGCGGCGGACGCGGTCACCGACCCGCTGTTCTGGGTCGGGCTGCAGTTCACCGCGCCCGCGGTGTCCGTGCCGGCCGGCGCCGACCCGCCCCCGCCGCTGACCTTCGGCATCGACCGGCTGCTGTTCAACGCCGTGTCCGCGCGGACCGCGCTGACCATCCGCCGGCCGGAGGTGCTGGGCGCCAGCACCGGGCAGCCCTTCCAGGTGTTCGCGCTGCGCGAGCGGCCGCTGTTCCGCCGGCCGGGCATCGCCGCGCCGTACGCGGACCTGCACGTCCAGGTGGAATCCGGGACGCCGCCGGTCTGGCAGGACTGGACGCTGGTCGAGGAGTTCCAGACCGGGCCCGGGCAGGTGTACCGGATCGACCCGGTCGCCGGTGAGGTGCGCTTCGGCAACTTCGACCCGCAGTCGAACCAGGGCAGCGGCTCGGTGCCGGCCGCCGGCAGCCGGGTCCGGGCCGCCCGGTACCGCCACGTGGACCGGGGCGCGGCCGGCAACGTCGCGCCCGGCCAGGTGGTGGTGCTGACCACCGCGCCGGACACGAACCTGCCGCCGGGGATCGCCGCGGTCACCAACCTCGGCCCGGCCCGTGACGGCGCGGACGAGGAGCCGATCGAGGAGACCATGCGCCGCGCGCCGGAGGAGCTGCGGATCCGCTATCGCGCGGTCACCGTCGACGACTACGAGTTCCTGGCCCGGGAGGCCGCCAACGACCTGGTGATCCGCCGGTGCCTGCCGCCGCGGCTGCACAACCCGCCGGCCGGTGCGGTGACCCCGTTCCAGAAGGGCCAGCCGTGGGAGTTCGGCGGGCTGGTGCGGGCGCCGGGAACGGTGAACCTGGTGATCGTGCCGGACCGCGGCTTCGAGATCCCGCGGCCGGAGCCGACCCAGGATCAGATCCGGCTCGTCTCGGCGTACCTCGATGCCCGCCGTGACCTCACCGCCCGGCTGGAGGTGGTGGCGCCGCGGTACCTGCCGGTCATCGTCAGCGTCACCATCCAGGTCTGGCAGGAGGCGCTGGCCGCCGGGGCCGACACCGGCACCATCGAGAGCGACACCCGCGCCCGGATCCAGCGGTTCCTGCACCCGACGCGCGGCGGTCCGGAGGGCGGCGGCTGGCAGGTCGGCGAACCGGTGTTCACCTCGGACCTGTTCCGCGCGCTGATGCCGGCGGAGGACATCGGTTTCATCAGCACCCTGCAGATGAAACCGGACGTGCCCGCCTACCACTTCCCGCCGATGGGCCCGGGCGGCGCGTTCAACGCCGACCTGGAACGGCCGTTCCCGCTGTCCGACTTCGGGGCGTCGGTGCGCGTCGCCGACTACGAGCTGGTCTGTGCCGCCGCCGATACCGCCCAGGTGGTCAAGGTGCAGCAGGTCCAGCGATGA
- a CDS encoding GPW/gp25 family protein encodes MADEHLGQGLAFPLRLGVRGLGESTGVARVEESIRLILGTQHGERLMRPAFGGNLKSLVFAANNATTASLAAYYVKDALDRWEPRIEVLDVVVSNDLRADQLVIEVRYRLRATAAEHLFVFPFALERA; translated from the coding sequence ATGGCCGACGAACATCTCGGCCAGGGTCTGGCGTTCCCGCTGCGGCTCGGGGTGCGCGGGCTCGGCGAGTCCACCGGCGTCGCCCGGGTGGAGGAGTCGATCCGGCTGATCCTCGGCACCCAGCACGGCGAGCGGCTGATGCGCCCCGCGTTCGGCGGCAACCTCAAGAGCCTGGTCTTCGCGGCCAACAACGCCACCACGGCCAGCCTGGCCGCCTACTACGTCAAGGACGCGCTGGACCGCTGGGAGCCGCGGATCGAGGTCCTGGACGTCGTGGTGAGCAACGACCTGCGGGCCGATCAGCTGGTCATCGAAGTCCGGTACCGGCTGCGCGCCACCGCCGCCGAGCACCTGTTCGTGTTCCCCTTCGCCCTGGAGCGTGCGTGA
- a CDS encoding phage baseplate assembly protein V has protein sequence MTTPPYAPRFEVRLSGVTMAADLAGQVLSLTVETDLDLAGSFRLTLRNPDNRLLDSALLDLGKTVEIHLGYGHELVPAFLGEVASIEPSFPADEAPTVVVSGYDKSYRMRHSQTGPAQWPLINDSIIAAEIAAEYGLIPIVDPAPYIGKRTKAENDMAFLKSCADRYFFDVYVEWDRLHFHFPRPQLAAHVLEWGKNLSSFSPRISAAGLAGVQEIQVYNQELAQAITVTMLADLDPETITERLGQSAMQLLMSFVRKGVSKEPIENPVQAAQLGLSILRNLLEGMYEGSGSCIGIPDLTAGRYVEIAGIGKRFSGTYRLRKVTHRIDGNGYRTDFSITSRGHTNLLGMLRKKLNEEPSPNQAERFYGVVLGEVEANNELLAEVPAPPTGRVKVKYPGMSGNALSDWAPMVRPMAGDGTGFWALPAVGDQVLVAFLGGDVSKPYVLGALWTAKRPPPTTNADGLNSTRMLTTPSGHEITFDDSLGLGSLTISAAGDLSIKATGNIKLEAGLTKIEMTPTGVDVT, from the coding sequence ATGACGACACCGCCGTACGCCCCGCGTTTCGAGGTCCGGCTCTCCGGCGTGACGATGGCCGCCGACCTGGCCGGGCAGGTGCTGAGCCTGACCGTGGAGACCGACCTGGACCTGGCCGGCTCGTTCCGGTTGACGCTGCGCAACCCGGACAACCGGCTGCTCGACTCCGCGCTGCTGGATCTGGGCAAGACCGTGGAGATCCACTTGGGGTACGGGCATGAGCTGGTGCCCGCGTTCCTCGGTGAGGTGGCGTCGATCGAGCCGTCGTTCCCGGCCGACGAGGCGCCGACCGTGGTGGTCTCCGGCTACGACAAGTCGTACCGGATGCGGCACTCGCAAACCGGCCCCGCGCAATGGCCGCTGATCAATGACAGCATCATCGCCGCGGAGATCGCCGCCGAGTACGGGCTGATCCCGATCGTCGACCCGGCGCCGTACATCGGCAAGCGCACCAAGGCCGAGAACGACATGGCGTTCCTCAAGTCCTGCGCCGACCGGTACTTCTTCGACGTGTACGTCGAATGGGACCGGCTGCACTTCCACTTCCCCCGGCCGCAGCTCGCCGCGCACGTGCTCGAGTGGGGCAAGAACCTGTCCAGCTTCAGCCCGCGGATCTCGGCTGCCGGTCTGGCCGGGGTCCAGGAGATCCAGGTCTACAACCAGGAGCTCGCGCAGGCGATCACCGTCACCATGCTCGCCGACCTGGACCCGGAGACCATCACCGAACGGCTCGGCCAGTCCGCGATGCAGCTACTGATGTCGTTCGTACGCAAGGGTGTCAGCAAGGAGCCGATCGAGAACCCGGTGCAGGCCGCCCAGCTCGGCCTGTCCATTCTGCGCAACCTGCTGGAAGGCATGTACGAGGGATCCGGCTCCTGCATCGGCATCCCGGACCTGACGGCCGGCCGCTACGTCGAGATCGCCGGCATCGGCAAGCGGTTCAGCGGCACGTACCGGCTGCGCAAGGTCACCCACCGCATCGACGGCAACGGTTACCGCACCGACTTCTCCATCACCAGCCGCGGGCACACCAACCTGCTCGGCATGCTGCGTAAGAAGCTGAACGAGGAACCGTCACCGAACCAGGCCGAACGCTTCTACGGCGTGGTGCTCGGCGAGGTGGAGGCGAACAACGAGCTGCTGGCCGAGGTGCCGGCGCCGCCGACCGGCCGGGTCAAGGTGAAGTACCCCGGGATGTCGGGCAACGCGCTCAGCGACTGGGCGCCGATGGTGCGCCCGATGGCCGGCGACGGCACCGGCTTCTGGGCGCTGCCGGCCGTGGGCGACCAGGTGCTCGTCGCGTTCCTCGGCGGGGACGTGAGCAAACCGTACGTGCTCGGCGCGCTGTGGACGGCGAAACGGCCGCCGCCGACGACCAACGCGGACGGCCTGAACAGCACGCGGATGCTCACCACCCCGTCCGGGCACGAGATCACCTTCGACGACAGCCTCGGCCTGGGCTCGCTCACCATCAGCGCCGCCGGCGACCTGTCCATCAAGGCCACCGGGAACATCAAGCTCGAAGCCGGACTGACCAAGATCGAGATGACACCGACGGGGGTGGACGTAACGTGA
- a CDS encoding CIS tube protein, with protein MTAPIPRRRLATLRQLQRLAPQLARAELAKAVLIDTASGVGHPVMYNPEELKFEQGNQFAEVGIPGRNASPVQYVRGKNRVLTMELFFDTYETGEDVRTHTAPIVALLDVQPRTMAPPVLLFSLGQVQFRCVLTEAGQRFTMFDRDGTPVRSTMSVRLQEYADVQLEIRRGLFLGSPTASAVVNQVVSAVADPSAAVHVVLDGDTLSGIAGVYLGDPGRWREIARANNIVDPLAIAVGATLVIPGRVR; from the coding sequence ATGACGGCACCGATCCCGCGGCGGCGTTTGGCCACACTGCGCCAGTTGCAGCGTCTGGCGCCGCAGCTGGCGCGCGCCGAACTGGCCAAGGCGGTCCTGATCGACACCGCGTCCGGGGTGGGCCACCCGGTCATGTACAACCCGGAGGAGCTCAAATTCGAACAGGGCAACCAGTTCGCCGAGGTCGGCATCCCGGGCCGCAACGCCTCGCCGGTGCAGTACGTGCGCGGCAAGAACCGGGTGCTCACCATGGAGCTGTTCTTCGACACGTACGAGACCGGCGAGGACGTGCGCACCCACACCGCGCCGATCGTCGCGCTGCTCGACGTGCAGCCGCGCACGATGGCCCCGCCGGTGCTGCTGTTCTCCCTCGGCCAGGTGCAGTTCCGGTGTGTGCTCACCGAGGCCGGGCAGCGGTTCACCATGTTCGACCGCGACGGCACGCCGGTGCGCTCCACCATGTCGGTACGCCTGCAGGAGTACGCCGACGTGCAACTCGAGATCCGGCGCGGCCTGTTCCTCGGCTCACCCACCGCCTCCGCCGTCGTCAACCAGGTGGTCAGCGCCGTGGCGGACCCGTCCGCGGCCGTGCACGTCGTGCTCGACGGCGACACCCTCAGCGGCATCGCCGGGGTCTACCTCGGCGACCCGGGCCGCTGGCGGGAGATCGCCCGGGCCAACAACATCGTCGACCCGCTGGCCATCGCGGTCGGCGCCACCCTGGTCATCCCGGGGCGGGTCCGATGA
- a CDS encoding eCIS core domain-containing protein — protein MRDPDDVPRPATLGERLSAVGEELAARHLTTYPWAAGLGPALRRAAELNASWAERFERHEVDGRPPPGVRRRFAASAASPGETSPSPDEAVAVPAAAETERVLPVDVRARLGAVAGPGAAVMRVLTGAAADTRARGQRADAVTSGTDVRMRSGKLQPDTAEGFALLAHEASHVTAALRRGGSAAAHHTSPGGAEIEEREALQVERATRQQASSARGSAALFVSGTPGAAAGNGSAASTPNGTAPAAGPVMRADVDRTEATAAAAPAPQLDLEALRRDLIEELMHRVRTDFERGG, from the coding sequence ATGCGGGATCCCGATGACGTGCCGCGCCCGGCCACGCTCGGCGAACGCCTCAGCGCCGTCGGCGAGGAACTGGCGGCCCGGCACCTGACCACGTATCCGTGGGCTGCGGGGCTGGGCCCGGCGCTGCGGCGGGCCGCTGAGCTGAACGCGTCCTGGGCGGAGCGGTTCGAGCGGCACGAGGTTGATGGGCGGCCGCCGCCTGGTGTCCGGCGCCGGTTCGCCGCGTCTGCGGCCTCGCCGGGCGAAACCTCTCCCTCACCGGACGAAGCCGTGGCTGTGCCGGCCGCAGCGGAGACCGAGCGGGTGCTTCCGGTGGACGTGCGCGCCCGGCTGGGTGCGGTCGCCGGGCCGGGCGCGGCGGTCATGCGCGTGCTCACCGGCGCTGCCGCGGACACCCGGGCTCGTGGGCAGCGCGCCGACGCGGTCACGAGCGGCACCGACGTACGGATGCGGTCCGGCAAGTTGCAGCCGGACACTGCCGAGGGATTCGCTCTGCTCGCGCACGAGGCCAGCCATGTCACCGCGGCGCTGCGCCGTGGCGGATCCGCCGCCGCCCACCACACCTCGCCCGGTGGCGCCGAGATCGAGGAACGCGAGGCGTTGCAGGTCGAGCGGGCGACGCGGCAGCAGGCGTCCAGCGCGCGGGGGAGCGCCGCACTGTTCGTCTCCGGCACACCCGGCGCTGCGGCAGGCAACGGCAGCGCGGCGTCCACCCCGAACGGCACCGCGCCCGCAGCCGGCCCGGTGATGCGCGCCGACGTCGACCGGACCGAGGCCACCGCCGCGGCCGCGCCCGCCCCGCAGCTGGACCTGGAGGCGCTGCGCCGCGACCTGATCGAGGAGCTGATGCACCGGGTGCGCACCGACTTCGAGCGGGGAGGCTGA
- a CDS encoding phage tail protein produces MPQTGERVDPFRSFNFLIEIEGIAQGSFTECSGLGSTTESIEHRQGGEGNVRKLPGRTTYSDITLKWGSTASTELWDWRQRIVDGNVDRQNVSVVVHDMDRSTEVARWNVTGAWPSKWELSGLNAKGNEILIETLVLSHEGVVRA; encoded by the coding sequence ATGCCCCAGACCGGGGAACGGGTGGATCCGTTCCGCAGTTTCAACTTCCTGATCGAGATCGAGGGGATCGCGCAGGGCAGCTTCACCGAGTGCAGCGGCCTGGGCTCGACGACCGAGTCGATCGAGCACCGCCAGGGCGGTGAGGGCAACGTCCGCAAACTGCCCGGCCGTACGACCTACAGCGACATCACCCTCAAGTGGGGATCCACCGCGTCCACCGAGCTGTGGGACTGGCGCCAGCGCATCGTCGACGGCAACGTCGACCGGCAGAACGTCTCGGTGGTGGTCCACGACATGGACCGCAGCACCGAGGTGGCCCGCTGGAACGTCACCGGCGCCTGGCCGTCGAAGTGGGAGCTGTCCGGCCTCAACGCCAAGGGCAACGAGATCCTCATCGAGACGCTGGTGCTCTCGCACGAGGGGGTCGTCCGGGCATGA
- a CDS encoding phage tail sheath family protein, with protein sequence MVDYATAAPGVHLEEFTPAGPISGAGTSVAALIGVVTTPPPAADLGKAIGFSSWNAYRDRLGGFKAGLNLPVAVRGFFDNGGTFLQVVPIKDMGGLDAALAELTRHPEVGLVCVPGLVDAAGQTKVIKHCEDLHDRFAILDGIQDKDPLKTDGPLQTQRGGLLSQNGFAALYWPWIVIPDPLGADGATLAVPPSGHIAGVMSRCDSTVGVHKAPANEQVRGAVGLDLALNDTEQGLLNSKNINALRQFPGSPPLIWGARTLSPVVPWRFVNVRRLVSYVEDSLVEGLRWAVFQPNNTRLWKGLERSITEFLTRVWESGGLFGRTAKEAFYVTIDESINPQAVRDRGEVYIEIGLAVTRPAEHIVLRLGLWDGGARVTEG encoded by the coding sequence ATGGTCGACTACGCGACCGCGGCACCCGGGGTCCATCTGGAAGAGTTCACACCGGCCGGTCCGATCAGCGGGGCCGGCACCAGCGTCGCCGCCCTGATCGGCGTCGTCACCACGCCGCCGCCCGCGGCCGATCTCGGCAAGGCGATCGGGTTCTCGAGCTGGAACGCGTACCGGGACCGGCTGGGCGGTTTCAAGGCCGGCCTCAACCTGCCGGTCGCGGTCCGCGGCTTCTTCGACAACGGCGGCACCTTCCTGCAGGTCGTGCCGATCAAGGACATGGGCGGGCTGGACGCCGCGCTCGCGGAGCTGACCCGCCATCCCGAGGTGGGCCTGGTCTGCGTGCCCGGCCTGGTCGACGCGGCCGGCCAGACCAAGGTGATCAAACACTGCGAGGATCTGCACGACCGGTTCGCGATCCTCGACGGCATCCAGGACAAGGACCCGCTGAAGACCGACGGCCCGTTGCAGACCCAGCGCGGTGGCCTGCTGTCGCAGAACGGGTTCGCCGCCCTGTACTGGCCGTGGATCGTGATCCCCGACCCGCTGGGCGCCGACGGCGCCACCCTCGCCGTGCCGCCGTCCGGGCACATCGCCGGCGTGATGTCGCGCTGCGACAGCACGGTGGGCGTGCACAAGGCGCCGGCCAACGAGCAGGTCCGCGGCGCGGTAGGCCTGGACCTGGCGCTCAACGACACCGAACAGGGCCTGCTGAACAGCAAGAACATCAACGCGCTGCGACAGTTCCCGGGCAGCCCGCCGCTGATCTGGGGCGCGCGCACGCTCAGCCCGGTCGTGCCGTGGCGTTTCGTCAACGTCCGGCGGCTGGTGTCGTACGTGGAGGACTCGCTGGTCGAAGGGCTGCGCTGGGCGGTGTTCCAGCCCAACAACACCCGGCTGTGGAAGGGCCTGGAACGCTCGATCACCGAGTTCCTCACCCGGGTGTGGGAGTCCGGTGGGCTGTTCGGGCGCACCGCCAAGGAAGCGTTCTACGTGACCATCGACGAGTCCATCAACCCGCAGGCGGTCCGTGACCGCGGCGAGGTCTACATCGAGATCGGCCTGGCGGTCACCCGCCCGGCCGAGCACATCGTCCTGCGGCTCGGCCTGTGGGACGGCGGAGCAAGGGTCACCGAGGGCTGA
- a CDS encoding Pvc16 family protein, protein MFDDLDATVKALLDDAAAPQTVRDADVSFDTPDRDYKPAQATLNLFLHEVAENRSLREEGPVTMRTDTGFTTRMPYLRVDCTYLVTAWSNQTGGLKAAAEHRLLGSTLQWLGRFPVIGEAFHRGALRNPPQPYPLSTTVAQTREGRSSAEFWSALGVVPRPAFPLTVTLTAQPYDEVVNEVAPKAVRVTGTPPEHPQLAGRVLDHNLAPAPGATVLVVQTGDQAVAGADGEFAVPDLEFGRYTLRVQRSGGPAQEVAMEYAATHQRITVVLQQP, encoded by the coding sequence ATGTTCGACGACCTCGACGCCACCGTGAAGGCCCTGCTCGACGACGCGGCCGCCCCGCAGACCGTGCGGGACGCGGACGTCAGCTTCGACACCCCGGACCGCGACTACAAACCGGCCCAGGCCACCCTCAACCTGTTCCTGCACGAGGTGGCCGAGAACCGCTCCCTGCGGGAGGAAGGGCCGGTGACGATGCGGACCGACACCGGGTTCACCACCCGGATGCCGTATCTGCGGGTCGACTGCACGTACCTGGTCACCGCCTGGTCGAACCAGACCGGCGGGCTCAAAGCGGCGGCTGAGCACCGGCTGCTCGGTTCCACGCTGCAGTGGCTCGGCCGGTTCCCGGTCATCGGCGAGGCCTTTCACCGGGGTGCGCTGCGCAACCCGCCGCAGCCGTACCCGCTGTCGACCACGGTGGCGCAGACCCGGGAGGGCCGCTCCTCGGCCGAGTTCTGGAGCGCCCTGGGCGTGGTGCCACGGCCGGCGTTCCCGCTGACCGTGACCCTGACCGCCCAGCCGTACGACGAGGTCGTGAACGAGGTGGCGCCGAAGGCCGTCCGGGTCACCGGGACACCGCCCGAGCACCCGCAGCTGGCCGGCCGGGTGCTCGACCACAACCTGGCGCCGGCGCCCGGAGCCACCGTCCTGGTGGTGCAGACCGGCGACCAGGCCGTCGCCGGCGCGGACGGCGAGTTCGCCGTGCCGGATCTCGAGTTCGGTAGGTACACCCTGCGGGTGCAGCGCTCCGGCGGGCCCGCCCAGGAGGTCGCGATGGAGTACGCGGCCACGCATCAGCGAATCACGGTCGTGTTGCAGCAACCGTGA